From a single Anaeromicrobium sediminis genomic region:
- a CDS encoding thiamine phosphate synthase gives MDAYMTNINRLIKDHKMLFLITNRNMIKRPTLSHVIEEAIDGGVNAIVLREKDLSYDELIIIAKDIKDKIQHKDVLFIINRNLKVAKEINLDGYHMGFHDLVKEKPKWHKLLGVSVHSLEEAIIAEEKGASYLLASHVYETDCKKGLKGRGIDFIKEIRENVNIPVIALGGINHENVEEVMSTGVEGVAVMSYIMTDEHPFMAAKRIKDNM, from the coding sequence TTGGATGCATATATGACAAATATTAATAGGCTTATAAAAGATCATAAGATGCTTTTTCTCATTACTAACCGTAATATGATTAAAAGACCTACCTTGAGCCATGTAATAGAAGAGGCAATAGATGGCGGGGTTAATGCTATAGTATTGAGAGAAAAGGATTTATCCTATGATGAATTAATTATAATTGCTAAAGACATAAAAGACAAAATTCAGCATAAGGACGTATTATTTATTATTAATAGAAATTTAAAAGTAGCAAAGGAAATTAATTTAGACGGATACCACATGGGATTTCATGACTTAGTGAAGGAAAAGCCTAAATGGCATAAGCTCTTAGGCGTTTCTGTACATAGTTTAGAAGAAGCCATAATAGCAGAAGAAAAGGGAGCTAGTTACTTGCTAGCTAGTCATGTATATGAAACTGATTGTAAAAAAGGATTAAAGGGTAGAGGGATAGATTTTATAAAAGAAATAAGAGAAAATGTAAATATTCCTGTTATTGCCCTGGGGGGGATTAATCATGAAAATGTGGAGGAAGTCATGTCAACAGGGGTAGAGGGGGTGGCTGTTATGTCATATATTATGACAGACGAACATCCCTTTATGGCAGCAAAAAGGATTAAAGATAATATGTAA
- a CDS encoding DUF6612 family protein, translating to MRKMKFFFVVGLIFILSTTMAFADTEAEFIKMLTRENMTAQEMLKLSNDNLLKLSTYKFKGTNKMTTHTQAEGEDIAMKFNMIQEGFVKNPQEVYVKTSMVSPDETMPNAGSEVYMKDNVMYMKTNFSDKWTSIDMNPMMKKLQSAMGTNNSSNGIVSNEQLEAFSDTAIFDADEDIDGKKYYVISMNVSKETYKEIMGKFMENFSKTFGDMIMNDPNSEKSEEERAKEKAEFETAMITMLNNMDISISYKFYINPETKMYEKFEVKQDLNMAVQETTVTTSSEGVFNYYDLNGPVEFPTITLEQE from the coding sequence ATGAGAAAAATGAAATTCTTCTTTGTTGTAGGTTTAATTTTTATACTATCTACAACTATGGCTTTTGCTGATACGGAAGCTGAATTTATCAAAATGCTTACAAGAGAAAATATGACAGCACAAGAAATGCTAAAGCTATCAAATGATAATTTACTAAAGCTATCTACATACAAATTTAAGGGAACTAACAAAATGACTACACACACACAAGCTGAAGGTGAAGACATTGCCATGAAGTTTAACATGATTCAAGAAGGTTTTGTAAAAAACCCTCAAGAGGTATATGTTAAGACATCAATGGTTTCTCCTGACGAAACAATGCCTAATGCTGGGTCAGAAGTGTACATGAAAGACAATGTAATGTATATGAAAACTAATTTTAGTGACAAATGGACTAGTATAGACATGAATCCTATGATGAAAAAATTACAATCTGCCATGGGAACTAACAATTCATCTAATGGGATAGTATCTAATGAGCAGTTAGAAGCTTTCTCAGATACAGCAATATTTGACGCTGACGAAGATATAGACGGGAAAAAATATTATGTAATTAGTATGAATGTATCTAAAGAAACTTATAAAGAAATTATGGGTAAATTCATGGAAAACTTCTCTAAAACTTTTGGTGACATGATTATGAACGATCCTAATAGCGAAAAGAGTGAAGAAGAAAGAGCTAAAGAAAAGGCTGAGTTTGAAACTGCCATGATTACCATGCTAAATAATATGGATATCAGTATATCTTATAAGTTTTATATAAATCCAGAGACTAAAATGTATGAAAAATTTGAAGTAAAACAAGACTTAAATATGGCTGTACAAGAGACTACTGTTACAACTTCATCAGAAGGTGTATTTAACTACTATGATCTTAATGGTCCTGTAGAATTTCCTACTATTACATTAGAACAAGAATAG
- a CDS encoding thiazole synthase, translating to MDLLDIRGNKLKSRLLIGTGKFPSKHIIPQVIENCETQVVTMAVRRVDIGSKEENLLDYIPKDTILLPNTSGARNAEEAVRIARLARAMGCGNWVKIEVISDNKYLLPDNQETIKATEILAKEGFIVLPYMNPDLMTARRLVDAGAAAVMPLGAPIGTNKGIRTKELVQILIDEIDLPIIVDAGIGKPSQAAEAMEMGAAAVLVNTAIATSKDPVQMGKAFSLAVKAGRTAYLSKMAPIKEHAHASSPLTGFLHKGEL from the coding sequence ATGGATTTATTAGATATTAGGGGAAATAAACTAAAGAGTAGATTACTTATAGGAACAGGAAAGTTTCCAAGTAAACATATTATTCCTCAAGTAATAGAAAACTGTGAAACACAAGTGGTAACCATGGCAGTGAGACGAGTTGATATTGGATCTAAGGAGGAAAATCTTCTTGATTACATTCCAAAGGATACTATCTTATTACCAAATACATCCGGGGCAAGAAATGCAGAGGAAGCTGTTAGAATCGCAAGGCTAGCAAGGGCCATGGGTTGTGGTAATTGGGTAAAAATAGAGGTTATATCAGATAATAAATATTTACTTCCAGATAATCAAGAGACTATAAAGGCTACAGAAATCTTAGCTAAAGAAGGGTTTATTGTACTTCCTTACATGAATCCAGATTTAATGACAGCAAGAAGATTAGTTGATGCAGGTGCAGCAGCAGTTATGCCTTTAGGGGCTCCTATAGGGACAAATAAGGGTATTAGAACAAAAGAACTTGTACAGATATTAATCGATGAAATTGATTTACCAATAATTGTGGATGCGGGAATTGGAAAGCCTTCTCAGGCAGCTGAGGCTATGGAAATGGGAGCAGCTGCAGTTTTAGTAAATACAGCTATAGCCACCTCAAAGGACCCTGTTCAAATGGGAAAGGCTTTTTCATTGGCAGTAAAGGCTGGAAGAACTGCATATCTTTCAAAAATGGCTCCTATAAAGGAACATGCTCATGCCTCTTCACCTCTTACAGGATTTTTACATAAAGGGGAATTATAA
- a CDS encoding right-handed parallel beta-helix repeat-containing protein: MAIFNVPGNFLTIQAAVNSVSDGDIIIVENDTYNEEVTIPSVRDDIRIVANGKNVILDAPVPGSGVAFDIAGGANRIEIKGFKIQNYAVGIELSSDANRIICNKITNVDVGIMIDGGDRNLIWKNTVKDATTGIFIDSNDNWIIENIVHGNDTGMDLDGADGILILGNKIFDNNIVGITMDSSSSECALLNNEIKDNDGDGLELFPDNCIVSRNKIKRNDGNGIDTGTGSDDNLIQENIIEKNTENGIAIVSGAIRNDIIRNCINFNGEDGINIDGNNNNLVQNKVCSNTMLDIDNNGTNNDFFDNECKNSDPPSICTSINCNPCICEFFDCKCPPCKCSPCANCPFKGRYCKDCPYKSSYNKCCDDH; the protein is encoded by the coding sequence ATGGCAATATTTAATGTTCCTGGTAATTTCCTTACTATACAAGCTGCAGTTAATTCAGTGAGTGATGGTGATATAATCATAGTTGAAAATGATACCTATAATGAAGAAGTTACCATACCTAGTGTTAGAGATGATATACGTATCGTAGCCAATGGTAAGAATGTAATACTTGATGCGCCTGTGCCTGGCTCTGGTGTCGCCTTTGACATTGCAGGTGGTGCTAATAGAATTGAAATAAAAGGATTTAAGATTCAAAATTATGCTGTTGGAATCGAATTATCTAGTGATGCTAACCGTATCATCTGTAACAAAATCACAAACGTAGATGTTGGAATTATGATTGATGGAGGGGACCGTAACTTGATATGGAAAAACACAGTCAAAGATGCTACAACCGGTATATTCATAGACAGTAATGATAACTGGATAATAGAGAATATAGTCCATGGAAATGATACAGGTATGGATTTGGACGGTGCAGACGGCATACTCATATTAGGTAACAAAATCTTTGACAACAACATTGTAGGGATCACAATGGATAGCAGTAGCAGCGAGTGCGCATTACTCAATAATGAAATCAAGGATAATGATGGTGATGGATTAGAATTATTCCCTGACAACTGCATTGTTTCGAGAAACAAAATTAAAAGAAATGATGGAAACGGAATTGATACTGGTACTGGTTCTGACGACAACCTTATTCAAGAAAATATAATCGAAAAGAACACAGAAAATGGAATAGCTATTGTAAGTGGTGCAATTAGAAACGACATCATTAGGAACTGTATAAATTTCAACGGAGAAGATGGAATCAACATTGATGGAAATAACAATAACCTTGTCCAAAATAAGGTATGTAGCAATACCATGTTAGATATTGATAATAATGGTACCAATAACGATTTTTTTGATAATGAATGCAAAAACAGCGACCCACCAAGCATCTGTACAAGTATTAATTGTAACCCCTGCATTTGTGAATTTTTCGATTGTAAATGTCCTCCTTGTAAATGTAGCCCTTGTGCAAATTGCCCCTTTAAAGGTCGTTATTGTAAAGATTGCCCCTATAAATCTTCCTATAATAAATGTTGTGATGATCATTAA
- a CDS encoding LytR/AlgR family response regulator transcription factor: protein MRGIIVEDEYPAREELKYFIDKYSSIDIIEEFESSVKALEFIEKKEVDIIFLDINMPNLNGMSFAKIINKFQKKPKIVFITAYKDYAIDAFEVGAFDYILKPYSEERIIHTLKKLERTNGTVKKANKCCKIVLNKGEKLVAVNPEDIYYCEASERETKVYTKDNVYMAKDKISTFIGKLPKENFFRSHRSYIINLDKIEEIIPWFNNTYNVRLQHMNVDIPVSRNNMKNFKRILNL from the coding sequence ATGAGAGGAATTATAGTAGAAGATGAGTATCCAGCTAGAGAAGAATTAAAATATTTTATAGATAAATATAGTTCTATAGATATAATAGAGGAATTCGAGTCTTCTGTTAAAGCCCTAGAGTTTATAGAAAAAAAAGAAGTGGATATTATATTTTTAGATATAAATATGCCTAATCTAAATGGTATGTCCTTTGCAAAAATAATAAATAAATTTCAAAAAAAGCCTAAAATAGTTTTTATAACTGCCTATAAGGATTATGCCATAGATGCCTTTGAGGTGGGGGCCTTTGATTATATATTAAAACCCTATTCAGAAGAGAGGATAATCCATACTCTAAAGAAGTTAGAGAGAACTAATGGAACTGTAAAGAAGGCAAATAAATGTTGTAAGATTGTATTAAATAAGGGAGAAAAACTAGTTGCAGTAAATCCAGAGGATATTTACTATTGTGAAGCTAGTGAAAGGGAAACTAAAGTATACACTAAAGATAATGTATATATGGCTAAGGATAAGATTTCTACTTTCATAGGAAAGCTTCCAAAGGAAAATTTTTTTAGAAGTCATAGGTCATATATTATAAACTTAGATAAAATAGAAGAGATAATCCCTTGGTTTAACAATACTTATAATGTGAGACTTCAACACATGAATGTGGATATACCAGTGAGCAGGAATAATATGAAGAATTTTAAAAGAATTTTAAACTTATAG
- a CDS encoding prepilin peptidase, whose protein sequence is MDIQVFILGLLIGSFLNVCIYRIPREESIVVPGSHCPVCMNKLRAIDLIPVLSYLFLGRKCRFCKTKIGPRYMMVELLTGLVFLLLFNKYGDSIDFIVYTILMSILIVICFIDYDHMIIPDQLVFMATMVGILVILYNRKFPMYIYGNDPWYSPFIGVIIGSGSLLIISLIGMTIYKGQEVMGMGDVKIFIPIGLFLGFKMTAVTLFLSILLGAIISILLIVSGYKSVKSYIPFGPFIVLGTFISLIWGWDLFDLWYEFVFGM, encoded by the coding sequence ATGGATATACAAGTATTTATACTAGGACTTTTAATAGGATCATTTTTAAATGTATGCATATACAGGATACCTAGGGAGGAATCAATTGTAGTGCCAGGATCCCACTGTCCTGTGTGTATGAATAAATTGAGAGCAATTGATTTGATTCCAGTATTAAGTTATTTATTTCTAGGAAGAAAATGTAGGTTTTGTAAGACTAAAATAGGACCAAGATATATGATGGTAGAACTTCTAACTGGGTTAGTATTTCTACTATTGTTTAATAAGTATGGAGATAGTATAGATTTTATAGTATACACTATCTTAATGAGTATATTAATTGTAATATGTTTTATTGATTATGATCATATGATTATACCAGATCAATTGGTATTTATGGCCACAATGGTAGGTATATTAGTAATCTTATATAACAGAAAGTTTCCCATGTACATATATGGTAATGATCCTTGGTATAGTCCTTTTATAGGGGTCATAATAGGATCTGGAAGTTTATTAATCATATCACTAATAGGTATGACCATCTATAAAGGTCAAGAAGTTATGGGAATGGGAGATGTGAAAATATTCATACCAATAGGATTATTTTTAGGTTTTAAAATGACAGCTGTAACATTATTCCTGTCCATATTATTAGGTGCAATAATAAGTATACTCTTAATAGTATCTGGATATAAATCTGTTAAAAGTTATATTCCCTTTGGTCCCTTTATTGTACTTGGAACTTTTATAAGCCTCATATGGGGATGGGATTTGTTTGACCTATGGTATGAATTTGTATTTGGAATGTAA
- a CDS encoding DUF1576 domain-containing protein, which translates to MDNNDIVNEKKYLILLCYAFSLVIFAFLVDSPMNIFKGLYLILIEPDILITDYIGVGGIGATFLNSGILMILSIFMLYKCKININGVSIACLFLIAGFSMFGKNIFNVWFIIIGVYLYAKVQKDKFSKYIYIALFGTCLSPMVTQIMFGIGKPLMIRIPVGILVGLSIGFILPPLSAYLIRVHQGFNLYNIGFVAGIIGTIFVSIFKSYGFLPESRLIWTTENNMILGVYLFTIFILMIFIGFYLNDKSFKNLKNIFSYPGRAVTDFVMLEGFAPTLINMGINGLIGVIYILMVNGDLNGPIIGGIFTLVGFGAFGKHWKNMLPIFLGVYLGSLTKIWSINDPAILLAALFGTTLAPIAGEFGWKYGVLAGFIHSSVVLNVGVLHGGLNLYNNGFAGGIVAATLVPVIEAFRKEEV; encoded by the coding sequence GTGGATAATAATGACATTGTTAATGAAAAAAAATATTTAATACTATTATGTTATGCTTTCTCTTTAGTTATATTTGCTTTTCTAGTAGATAGTCCTATGAATATCTTTAAGGGATTATATTTGATTCTAATTGAACCAGACATATTAATTACAGATTATATTGGTGTGGGTGGAATAGGTGCAACTTTCCTCAATTCAGGAATATTAATGATATTATCAATTTTTATGTTGTACAAATGTAAAATTAATATTAATGGAGTTTCAATTGCATGTTTATTTTTAATTGCTGGATTTTCAATGTTTGGGAAAAATATTTTTAATGTATGGTTTATCATTATTGGAGTTTATTTATATGCTAAAGTCCAAAAAGACAAGTTTTCAAAATACATTTATATAGCTCTTTTTGGTACATGTTTATCACCAATGGTGACACAAATTATGTTCGGTATAGGCAAGCCATTAATGATTAGAATTCCAGTGGGAATTTTGGTCGGGTTAAGCATAGGTTTTATTCTGCCACCCTTATCAGCCTATTTAATAAGAGTTCATCAGGGCTTTAATTTGTATAATATAGGTTTTGTAGCGGGAATTATTGGGACCATATTTGTTTCTATATTTAAATCCTATGGCTTTTTACCAGAAAGTAGATTAATTTGGACTACTGAGAATAACATGATTTTAGGTGTATACCTATTTACAATTTTCATTTTAATGATTTTTATTGGATTTTATTTAAATGATAAATCTTTTAAGAACTTAAAGAACATCTTTTCATATCCTGGAAGAGCAGTTACTGATTTTGTAATGTTAGAAGGCTTTGCACCTACTTTGATAAACATGGGTATAAATGGCTTAATAGGAGTAATCTATATATTGATGGTAAATGGAGATTTGAATGGACCTATTATAGGTGGTATATTTACACTTGTAGGATTTGGAGCATTCGGTAAGCATTGGAAAAATATGTTACCAATCTTTTTAGGTGTTTATTTGGGTAGTTTAACGAAGATATGGAGTATAAATGACCCTGCAATATTATTGGCAGCCCTGTTTGGAACTACGTTAGCCCCTATAGCAGGAGAATTTGGTTGGAAATATGGCGTATTAGCAGGTTTCATACATTCTTCTGTAGTATTGAATGTGGGAGTTTTACACGGCGGCCTAAATTTATATAATAATGGTTTTGCAGGTGGTATTGTAGCCGCTACCTTAGTACCAGTCATTGAAGCTTTTAGGAAGGAAGAGGTATAA
- a CDS encoding prepilin-type N-terminal cleavage/methylation domain-containing protein: protein MKDRKNGFTLIELIIALLIFKIIILFFFPYNKMKWEKATQRIALKKAKCELIKENGRTRSGEF from the coding sequence ATGAAGGATAGGAAGAATGGGTTTACTTTAATAGAGTTAATAATAGCTTTACTAATTTTTAAGATTATTATTTTGTTTTTTTTCCCTTACAACAAAATGAAGTGGGAAAAGGCGACTCAAAGAATAGCTCTTAAGAAAGCTAAATGTGAATTAATTAAGGAAAATGGTAGGACAAGGAGTGGTGAATTTTAG
- a CDS encoding sensor histidine kinase, with amino-acid sequence MIFLFKHFLNNLGYIIVVAFLISRLPVFAQIIRKEKLSYLSIITLGVLFGGLGIIGTYVGVNVKGAIANTRNIGVMVGGILCGPYVGIIAGIIAGLHRLLIDIGGITSLPCAIATIIGGIISGFAYKKSTWKNKWLYGFIAGVIIENISALLILIFARPFHLAIDILKYIYLPMMFANGAGISIIILLTENIFDTEELIAAKQSKQALEIANRTLPHFRRVNKKSLNEACQIIKESIGAMAVSITDTTRILAHVGAGADHHTVGIDLVTEATKRAIRENKIEIVNTKSEIECKDKNCPLMSAVIVPLKEKDKVIGVLKIYYDKENSIGHRDIMLVKGLSQLISTQIELSKIEHMKNMANKSEIKALQAQINPHFLFNALNTIVSFTRINPDKARELIINLSTYLRYNIENENIFVDLNKELEQVKAYVQIEQARYKDKIEIIYDIKTIKEEVKIPSLTIQPLVENAIKHGILKKEGRGKIYIRVKERDDDKILIEIKDEGIGIDEEVIEKIYKGKNKAGSVGLSNVHNRLKLIYGQGLTIEKCEDGTRIWFYINRDAKEGTN; translated from the coding sequence ATGATATTTTTGTTTAAACATTTTCTAAACAATCTAGGATATATAATCGTAGTAGCCTTTTTAATATCTAGGCTTCCTGTGTTTGCTCAAATTATAAGGAAAGAAAAGCTCAGCTATTTAAGTATTATTACCCTAGGGGTTCTATTTGGAGGATTGGGAATAATAGGGACTTATGTAGGTGTAAATGTGAAAGGAGCCATAGCCAATACGAGGAATATTGGAGTTATGGTAGGTGGTATTTTATGTGGTCCCTATGTGGGAATAATAGCAGGGATAATAGCAGGTCTTCATAGACTTTTAATTGATATTGGTGGAATAACATCCCTACCTTGTGCTATAGCCACAATTATAGGGGGAATAATATCAGGTTTTGCTTATAAAAAATCCACATGGAAAAACAAATGGTTATATGGATTTATAGCTGGAGTAATAATAGAAAATATAAGTGCATTGTTAATATTAATCTTTGCTAGACCATTTCATTTAGCAATAGATATTTTAAAGTATATATATTTGCCTATGATGTTTGCTAATGGAGCCGGTATATCAATTATAATACTTCTTACAGAAAATATATTTGATACAGAAGAATTAATAGCAGCTAAACAGTCTAAGCAGGCCTTAGAAATAGCCAATAGAACATTACCCCATTTTAGGAGGGTAAATAAAAAATCATTAAATGAAGCTTGTCAAATAATAAAAGAATCTATAGGAGCCATGGCCGTATCAATTACAGATACTACTAGGATATTGGCCCATGTGGGAGCTGGAGCTGATCATCATACGGTGGGTATAGATCTAGTAACAGAAGCTACAAAGCGTGCCATAAGAGAAAATAAAATAGAAATAGTAAATACTAAAAGTGAGATAGAATGTAAGGATAAGAATTGTCCCTTAATGTCAGCTGTCATAGTGCCCCTTAAGGAAAAGGACAAAGTAATAGGAGTACTTAAGATATACTATGACAAGGAAAATAGTATAGGCCATAGGGATATAATGCTGGTAAAAGGCCTATCCCAACTAATATCTACTCAAATAGAACTTAGCAAAATAGAGCATATGAAGAATATGGCAAACAAATCGGAAATAAAGGCTCTACAAGCACAGATAAATCCTCACTTCTTATTTAATGCCCTAAATACTATAGTATCCTTTACGAGAATAAATCCAGATAAGGCCAGGGAATTAATAATAAACCTGTCTACCTACTTGAGATATAATATTGAGAATGAAAATATATTTGTAGACTTAAATAAAGAATTAGAACAAGTAAAGGCTTATGTACAAATTGAACAGGCACGATATAAGGATAAGATAGAAATAATATATGATATAAAGACTATTAAAGAAGAAGTGAAAATCCCAAGTCTTACTATTCAGCCCTTAGTGGAGAATGCCATAAAACATGGGATACTTAAAAAAGAAGGTAGGGGAAAAATCTATATTAGAGTTAAAGAACGTGATGATGATAAAATTCTAATAGAGATTAAGGACGAGGGAATTGGTATAGATGAAGAAGTTATTGAGAAAATATATAAGGGGAAAAATAAAGCTGGAAGTGTGGGTCTTTCAAATGTACACAATAGATTGAAGCTAATTTATGGACAAGGACTCACTATTGAAAAATGTGAAGATGGTACGAGAATATGGTTTTATATTAATAGGGATGCAAAGGAGGGAACCAATTAA
- the thiH gene encoding 2-iminoacetate synthase ThiH — translation MAFYDEYSKFKEFNYEEFFNNLTEEHIHSILNKDKINVYDYLALLSPLGEKFLEEMAKKAHSLSVGHFGKTILLFTPMYISNTCINQCAYCGFNVDNHIKRKRLSLEEIEMEAKAIAAEGLKHVLLLTGESPKATPVSYIVDAVNVLKKYFDSIGIEIYPLNEDEYKQVVNAGVDSLTVYQEVYDEDIYDNVHISGPKKDYIYRLDAPERGCKANMRTVNIGALLGLNEWRMEGFITGVHANYLQNKYPHVSINVSPPRIRPHAGVFENVYEVSDKNLVQNILALKIFLPYVGITISTREEAILRDNLIPLGVTKMSAGVSTEVGGHSASNKGEAQFEIADLRSVEEMSQSILEKGYQPVFKDWMHI, via the coding sequence ATGGCTTTTTATGATGAATATTCAAAATTTAAGGAATTTAATTATGAAGAATTTTTTAATAATCTTACTGAGGAACATATACATAGTATTCTAAATAAGGACAAAATCAATGTTTATGACTACTTAGCATTGTTATCACCTTTAGGGGAGAAGTTCTTAGAAGAGATGGCAAAGAAGGCCCATTCATTGTCAGTAGGGCATTTTGGTAAAACCATATTACTGTTCACACCCATGTATATATCAAATACATGTATAAACCAATGTGCCTATTGTGGATTTAATGTAGACAACCATATAAAAAGAAAAAGATTATCTTTAGAAGAAATAGAAATGGAAGCAAAGGCTATAGCAGCGGAGGGGCTTAAACATGTACTTTTATTAACAGGAGAATCTCCAAAGGCTACACCAGTATCCTACATAGTAGATGCTGTTAATGTTTTGAAAAAATATTTTGATTCCATAGGTATTGAAATATATCCTTTGAATGAAGATGAATATAAACAGGTAGTAAATGCTGGGGTAGATAGTCTTACTGTCTATCAGGAAGTATATGATGAGGATATATATGACAATGTACATATTTCAGGACCAAAAAAAGATTACATATACAGATTAGATGCGCCAGAACGAGGTTGTAAGGCCAATATGAGAACTGTAAACATTGGTGCTCTTCTAGGACTTAATGAGTGGAGAATGGAAGGGTTTATTACGGGAGTCCATGCAAATTATCTTCAGAATAAATATCCCCATGTATCTATTAATGTATCTCCTCCTCGCATACGTCCTCATGCAGGTGTGTTTGAGAATGTATATGAGGTAAGTGACAAAAATCTAGTTCAGAATATTCTTGCCTTAAAGATTTTTTTACCTTACGTAGGAATTACCATTTCCACAAGGGAAGAGGCAATTCTTAGGGATAATTTAATACCCCTAGGAGTTACAAAAATGTCGGCAGGAGTAAGTACAGAAGTGGGAGGTCATAGTGCTAGTAATAAGGGAGAAGCACAATTTGAAATAGCAGACCTAAGAAGTGTAGAAGAAATGAGTCAGAGTATTCTAGAAAAGGGATATCAACCTGTATTTAAGGATTGGATGCATATATGA
- a CDS encoding carbon starvation CstA family protein, giving the protein MATFFISILLLVAGYFVYGKVVEKVFGIDDTNPTPAMSMEDGVDYIPMSWPRIFLIQFLNIAGLGPIFGAVAGALWGPVAFLWIVFGCIFAGAVHDYLTGMLSIRHKGTSVSEIVGIYLGDTAKKVMRVFSVVLLILVGVVFVMGPAGLLSNLTPMSKGLWIGIIIVYYILATVLPVDKLIGKIYPIFGASLLIMAVGIAFGIVTKGYNIPEITLANLHPKSTSVFPFLFITIACGAISGFHATQSPLMARCVRKESEGRRIFYGSMIAEGIIAIIWAAASMAFFGSTEGLAASLANGGPAVVVNEISTTLLGPVGGVLALLGVVACPITSGDTAFRSARLVIADAINLKQEDIKNRFMIAIPLFAVGIALTQINFSIIWRYFSWSNQTLAMIVLWAAAMYLLKNKKNHWICTIPATFMSAVTTAYILQAKEGLKLAAGFSNITGVVVAIVFFGLFMKKAKEYEKTTV; this is encoded by the coding sequence ATGGCTACATTTTTCATATCAATATTATTGTTAGTGGCAGGTTATTTTGTTTATGGTAAGGTTGTGGAAAAGGTTTTTGGTATTGACGATACTAATCCTACTCCAGCCATGTCAATGGAAGATGGTGTTGACTATATTCCTATGAGTTGGCCAAGAATCTTCTTAATTCAGTTTTTAAATATTGCAGGACTAGGACCTATATTTGGTGCAGTAGCAGGGGCACTTTGGGGACCAGTAGCATTTTTATGGATTGTATTTGGATGTATATTTGCAGGTGCAGTTCACGATTATTTAACAGGTATGTTATCAATTAGACATAAAGGTACAAGTGTATCTGAAATAGTAGGTATATATTTAGGAGACACGGCTAAAAAAGTAATGAGAGTCTTTTCTGTAGTATTACTAATATTAGTTGGTGTAGTATTCGTAATGGGTCCAGCAGGACTACTTAGCAACTTAACTCCAATGAGCAAAGGTTTATGGATCGGAATCATAATTGTTTACTATATACTAGCAACAGTATTACCAGTAGATAAGTTAATTGGTAAGATATATCCCATATTCGGAGCATCATTATTAATAATGGCAGTGGGAATTGCCTTTGGTATAGTAACAAAAGGATATAATATTCCAGAGATTACTTTAGCTAATCTACATCCTAAATCTACTTCCGTATTCCCGTTCTTATTTATCACAATTGCCTGTGGAGCCATATCAGGATTCCATGCAACACAATCACCACTTATGGCTAGATGTGTGAGAAAGGAAAGTGAAGGAAGAAGAATATTCTACGGTTCAATGATTGCAGAAGGTATTATAGCTATAATCTGGGCAGCAGCTTCTATGGCATTCTTTGGATCAACGGAAGGTTTAGCAGCTTCATTAGCAAATGGTGGTCCAGCAGTAGTAGTAAATGAAATATCTACAACACTACTAGGACCTGTAGGTGGAGTATTAGCACTATTAGGGGTTGTAGCTTGTCCTATAACTTCTGGAGATACGGCATTTAGAAGTGCTAGATTAGTAATTGCAGATGCTATTAACTTAAAGCAAGAAGATATTAAAAACAGATTTATGATAGCAATACCATTATTCGCAGTAGGTATAGCTTTAACTCAAATAAACTTTAGTATCATTTGGAGATACTTCTCTTGGTCAAACCAAACACTAGCTATGATAGTACTTTGGGCAGCGGCTATGTATCTTCTAAAGAACAAGAAAAACCACTGGATATGCACAATACCAGCAACTTTCATGAGTGCCGTAACTACAGCCTATATCCTACAAGCTAAAGAAGGTCTAAAATTAGCAGCAGGATTCTCAAACATAACAGGTGTCGTAGTAGCAATAGTATTCTTTGGTTTATTCATGAAAAAAGCAAAGGAATATGAAAAAACAACTGTATAG